In Chryseobacterium turcicum, a single window of DNA contains:
- a CDS encoding BamA/TamA family outer membrane protein has product MKLFLNIFFALFCVFVQAQKKHYFLIDTETKVKKKVKDSLSAAKFLDSLAQSNYFFTELKEVKIKGDSTEIFYDKGKNFNETYVNLSDSITNRFKLEKEFFTKNLDSVKKNISKKYIDDGFAFSRIKSKFTGQKNGYPVVELDINKNNKRTIDGFVAKGYTRVPKRFIKNLEKEFKGKTYDDKNLIAINKNFQGHPFIMLERQPQTLFTKDSTQIYLFMEKKKTNTFDGVIGFGNDKTDKFTLNGTLNVNFKNMFNGFETVNLYWQRNPDKGQNFDLQTDIPYLLNSNVGLNMKVNIFRQDSTFANVKALPAFYYHLNSRQKIGLRGTFESSTIIDSLYIQGKDYNKKGIGIFFDMTEPTDIDLFLYKSKLNVGYDFLATNYTGENIKANQNQFYFFGEYNYHINRNHFLNIKGEGAMMDSKIDFSANELYRFGGWNSLRGFNENSLAADFYYYAGMEYRYLIGNQAFFDVFGQYGQLNNKSLNVKPKLYSVGLGFNFFIPLGLMSFQLSNGNEFGNPFKFNDIKIHWGILSRF; this is encoded by the coding sequence AAGTTATTTTTAAACATATTTTTTGCTCTATTTTGCGTTTTTGTACAAGCGCAGAAGAAGCATTATTTTCTGATTGATACCGAAACGAAAGTTAAGAAAAAGGTAAAAGACTCCCTTTCTGCTGCAAAATTTCTTGACTCTTTAGCTCAAAGCAATTATTTTTTCACTGAATTAAAAGAGGTGAAAATAAAAGGCGACAGTACGGAAATTTTCTACGATAAAGGAAAAAATTTCAACGAAACGTATGTGAATCTCTCCGATTCTATTACCAATCGATTTAAACTAGAGAAAGAATTTTTTACCAAAAATTTAGATTCAGTTAAAAAAAATATCAGCAAAAAATATATAGATGACGGTTTTGCTTTTAGTAGAATCAAGTCTAAATTTACAGGGCAGAAAAACGGTTACCCTGTTGTAGAACTTGATATTAATAAAAATAATAAACGAACAATCGATGGTTTTGTAGCAAAAGGTTATACCCGAGTTCCGAAAAGATTTATAAAAAATCTTGAAAAAGAATTTAAAGGCAAAACTTACGATGACAAAAACCTTATTGCCATTAATAAAAATTTTCAGGGTCATCCTTTTATCATGCTCGAGCGGCAACCACAGACTCTTTTCACAAAAGATTCTACACAGATTTATCTTTTTATGGAGAAGAAAAAAACCAATACTTTTGATGGAGTTATCGGTTTCGGAAATGATAAAACAGATAAATTTACTTTGAATGGTACTTTGAATGTGAATTTTAAAAACATGTTCAACGGTTTTGAAACAGTTAATCTTTACTGGCAGAGAAACCCTGACAAAGGTCAGAATTTTGATTTGCAAACCGATATTCCGTATCTACTTAATTCTAATGTAGGTTTAAATATGAAAGTGAATATCTTCAGACAAGATTCTACTTTTGCTAATGTAAAAGCCTTACCCGCATTTTATTATCATCTCAACAGCAGACAGAAAATTGGTTTACGAGGAACTTTTGAATCTTCTACAATCATCGACAGCCTTTATATTCAGGGGAAAGATTATAACAAAAAAGGGATTGGTATTTTCTTTGACATGACCGAGCCTACCGACATTGACCTTTTTCTTTACAAGTCTAAACTGAATGTAGGATACGATTTTCTGGCCACAAACTACACCGGTGAAAATATAAAAGCCAACCAAAATCAGTTTTACTTTTTTGGTGAATACAATTATCATATCAACAGAAACCACTTTCTCAACATCAAAGGAGAAGGTGCAATGATGGATTCTAAAATAGATTTCTCCGCCAACGAATTGTACCGTTTTGGAGGCTGGAATTCACTCCGGGGTTTTAATGAAAACTCTCTCGCCGCCGATTTCTATTACTACGCAGGTATGGAATACCGATATCTCATCGGAAATCAGGCCTTTTTTGATGTTTTCGGGCAGTACGGACAGCTCAATAACAAATCGCTCAATGTAAAGCCCAAATTGTACAGTGTAGGCCTTGGTTTTAATTTCTTTATTCCGCTTGGTTTAATGAGTTTTCAGCTTTCTAATGGTAACGAGTTTGGTAACCCTTTTAAGTTTAATGACATCAAAATTCACTGGGGAATTCTGAGCCGTTTTTAA